One genomic segment of Mytilus galloprovincialis chromosome 5, xbMytGall1.hap1.1, whole genome shotgun sequence includes these proteins:
- the LOC143074429 gene encoding bifunctional 3'-5' exonuclease/ATP-dependent helicase WRN-like, whose translation MSKKRHLPDWMVLCKSRKMEEMQEEVNQKNDEKVQKRKEDIIKEKNTKFDKALQSAKQKFKEEKKEAASQVFEQIMNEQTKEMKFEGKLIYSSHTNDCNMLCEDIEMALCDLTEAFVGFDMEWPVSYKVGKEDKTALIQICTAPDTCYLFHISCMGCIPSNLKSLLLNKHIKKVGVNIESDIWKLERDYDIHVIDIIKNSMEDIGVLANKILGCKEHWSLEGLVKHLFNHKINKDPILRKGDWSKYPLSEEQKCYAATDAYVSYKVYEKLMNKQSSDL comes from the coding sequence ATGTCGAAGAAAAGACACCTCCCTGATTGGATGGTTTTATGCAAGAGTAGGAAGATGGAGGAAATGCAAGAAGAAGTGAATcagaaaaatgatgaaaaagtgCAGAAAAGGAAGGAAGATATCATAAAAGAGAAAAACACAAAGTTTGATAAAGCATTACAATCtgcaaaacaaaaattcaaagaGGAAAAGAAAGAAGCAGCTTCACAAGTATTTGAACAAATAATGAATGAACAGACAAAAGAAATGAAGTTTGAAGGAAAATTAATTTATTCTTCCCATACAAATGATTGTAACATGCTATGTGAAGACATTGAAATGGCTCTGTGTGATTTAACCGAGGCTTTTGTTGGATTTGATATGGAATGGCCAGTGTCGTACAAAGTAGGAAAAGAAGATAAGACAGCTCTAATACAGATATGTACAGCCCCAGACACTTGTTATTTGTTCCATATATCATGTATGGGTTGTATACCATCAAATCTTAAAAGTTTGCTATTgaataaacacataaaaaaagTGGGCGTGAACATTGAATCAGATATTTGGAAACTTGAACGTGACTATGATATACATGTTATAGATATCATAAAAAATAGCATGGAAGACATTGGAGTGTTAGCAAATAAAATATTAGGTTGTAAGGAACATTGGAGCCTAGAGGGTTTGGTCAAACATCTTTTTAATCACAAAATAAACAAGGATCCTATTTTGAGAAAAGGTGATTGGTCAAAATATCCATTGTCAGAGGAACAAAAATGTTATGCAGCAACTGATGCTTATGTTTCATATAAAGTATATGAAAAATTAATGAACAAGCAATCAAGTGATTTGTAA